A section of the Falco peregrinus isolate bFalPer1 chromosome 3, bFalPer1.pri, whole genome shotgun sequence genome encodes:
- the KLF10 gene encoding Krueppel-like factor 10: MEMMTEEQRDTRYFWNNTPEKSDYEAVEALISMSCNWKSDFKKHAEMRPVTPASDMSEESDETLLPGAADFNVIPAFCLTPPYSPSDFEMSQVVHPVGKSLVEAARPSLAAPRREVERPPAAGPLKAQATSVIRHTADAQLCNHKTCPVRTASVLKYQDSVSTETNDKQNAEAEHLVCSAVVPSRANDESGELPVAEGKSAEPAVGPLPLRKPSVSRHQPVPGSAQQAVAVAPPCPAPGSGAPPVPVICQMVPLPANNNVVTAVVPNATPSQQPALCQPMVFMGTQVPKGAVMFVVPQPVVQSTKAPMISPNGTRLSPIAPAPGFVPSAAKTTPPADSSRIRSHICSYPGCGKTYFKSSHLKAHVRTHTGEKPFSCSWKGCERRFARSDELSRHRRTHTGEKKFACPMCERRFMRSDHLTKHARRHLSAKKLPNWQMEVSKLNDIAVPPTSAIAQ, translated from the exons ATGGAGATGATGACTGAGGAACAGAGAGATACTAGGTATTTCTGGAACAATACTCCTGAAAAAAGCGATTACGAAGCTGTAGAAGCCCTTATTTCTATGAGTTGCAACTGGAAATCAGACTtcaaaaaacatgcagaaatgaGACCTGTAACTCCAGCATCTGATATGTCAGAAGAGAGTGATGAGACTTTGCTTCCTGGAGCAGCAGACTTTAATGTGATACCAGCATTT TGCCTGACCCCGCCCTACAGCCCTTCCGACTTTGAGATGTCACAGGTGGTCCATCCAGTCGGCAAGTCCCTGGTCGAGGCTGCCAGGCCTTCTCTTGCTGCACCTCGGAGAGAGGTGGAGAGGCCTCCAGCAGCCGGGCCTCTGAAAGCTCAAGCGACAAGTGTTATTCGCCACACAGCTGATGCCCAGCTTTGTAATCACAAAACCTGCCCAGTGAGAACAGCCAGCGTGCTGAAATACCAGGACAGTGTTTCAACGGAAACAAATGATAAACAAAACGCTGAAGCAGAACATTTGGTGTGTTCTGCTGTGGTGCCGAGCAGAGCCAACGATGAGAGCGGTGAACTGCCGGTGGCAGAAGGAAAATCTGCAGAACCAGCTGTTGGTCCACTGCCCTTGAGAAAGCCCTCAGTCAGCAGGCATCAGCCTGTCCCTGGATcagcacagcaggcagtggcagtggCACCGCCgtgccctgccccaggcagcggAGCCCCCCCCGTGCCAGTGATTTGTCAGATGGTCCCATTACCTGCAAACAACAATGTTGTGACGGCTGTAGTGCCCAACGCCACGCCAAGCCAGCAGCCGGCTCTCTGTCAGCCCATGGTCTTCATGGGCACCCAAGTTCCTAAAGGTGCTGTCATGTTTGTTGTGCCCCAGCCAGTTGTGCAGAGCACAAAGGCTCCCATGATTAGTCCAAATGGCACGAGACTCTCTCCCATTGCCCCTGCTCCTGGCTTTGTCCCTTCTGCAGCAAAAACCACTCCTCCAGCTGATTCTTCAAGAATAAGAAGTCACATTTGCAGCTACCCAGGATGTGGGAAAACTTACTTCAAGAGCTCCCATTTGAAGGCTCATGTCAGAACACACACAG gaGAGAAGCCATTTAGTTGTAGTTGGAAAGGCTGTGAGAGAAGGTTTGCACGGTCTGATGAACTGTCTCGCCATCGCAGAACGCATACTGGGGAGAAGAAATTTGCCTGCCCAATGTGTGAGCGGCGGTTCATGAGGAGCGACCACTTAACGAAGCACGCACGTCGCCACTTATCGGCTAAGAAGTTACCAAACTGGCAAATGGAAGTGAGCAAGTTAAACGATATTGCTGTGCCGCCAACATCTGCAATCGCACAGTGA